GCAAAAACCAGAGCAGCCCGGACACCAGGGCCACCATGGCGGCAATGAAGAACAGCCCCACCACGATGGAGGGATCGAGCCCCAGGAAGGCTCCCACGAACATCATGGCCACCACGCTGCAGATCAGCACCGCGGTGGTGGTGCAGAGCGCGATGGAGCGACCGATGAGGCTGGCCCGGTAGGAAAGCGTCTGCAGATGCTGCCGCAGTACAACCTCCTGCTCCGGCGTGGCCGACTCGACCCGCTGC
The window above is part of the Trichlorobacter ammonificans genome. Proteins encoded here:
- a CDS encoding DUF2721 domain-containing protein; this translates as MIVAAGDVHSVGHAIQLAVAPVFLLTGISGLLSVMTNRLGRVIDRARVLEQRVESATPEQEVVLRQHLQTLSYRASLIGRSIALCTTTAVLICSVVAMMFVGAFLGLDPSIVVGLFFIAAMVALVSGLLWFLREIFVATRSLHIGPQEDAAQRVIQGGGNW